Proteins from a genomic interval of Spiroplasma endosymbiont of Lonchoptera lutea:
- a CDS encoding IS30 family transposase: MYKYLTIESIIAIKEYKSYGFSIRKIAKAIDYSKSTVHRVCKLLNQNLLPLEILNQVQKNKQNAGRKLIILTLTEINTINHLLITKNYALDIIADFLKKNKIKNISTKTLYNMFKTNRMGFDEKNLLRKGKNKPHKQKETRGRINNCKSIHERNLIIPNIKNIQEFGHLEGDIIVGKDHKSSIITLADIWSKTTIPLKTKNHKAESITQSIIKFISKLIPGTIKTITFDRGKEFSKWKLIEKNCNVKIYFADAGKPCQRGLNENNNGILRRYLPKSTDLSSYKQKDLNSIAFQINSTPRKSLSYKRPIDLIQLF, translated from the coding sequence ATGTATAAGTATCTGACTATTGAATCAATAATAGCAATAAAAGAATATAAAAGTTATGGATTTTCTATTCGTAAAATAGCAAAAGCAATTGATTATAGTAAATCAACTGTACACAGAGTTTGTAAATTATTAAATCAAAACTTATTACCATTAGAAATATTGAATCAAGTTCAAAAAAATAAACAAAATGCAGGTAGAAAATTAATAATTTTAACTTTAACAGAAATTAATACTATCAATCATTTGTTAATTACTAAAAATTATGCTCTTGATATAATTGCTGATTTTTTAAAGAAAAATAAAATAAAAAATATTTCAACAAAAACTTTATATAACATGTTTAAAACAAATCGAATGGGTTTTGATGAAAAAAATTTATTGAGAAAAGGCAAAAATAAACCTCATAAACAAAAAGAAACTAGGGGCAGAATTAATAATTGTAAATCTATTCATGAAAGAAATTTAATCATTCCAAATATTAAAAATATACAAGAATTTGGCCATTTAGAGGGAGATATTATCGTTGGTAAAGATCATAAAAGTTCTATTATTACTTTAGCTGATATATGATCAAAAACCACAATTCCTTTGAAAACTAAAAATCATAAAGCAGAAAGTATTACACAAAGTATAATAAAATTTATTTCAAAATTAATACCAGGAACAATTAAAACTATTACTTTTGATCGTGGTAAAGAATTTAGTAAATGAAAATTAATTGAAAAAAATTGTAATGTTAAAATTTATTTTGCAGATGCCGGCAAACCTTGTCAAAGAGGTTTAAATGAGAACAATAATGGTATTTTAAGAAGATATTTACCAAAATCTACTGATTTATCTTCATATAAACAAAAAGACTTAAATTCTATAGCATTTCAAATTAATTCTACACCCAGAAAATCATTATCTTATAAAAGACCAATAGATTTAATACAATTATTTTAA
- the tig gene encoding trigger factor, with protein sequence MKFTSKKNIEENKGKYIIEFESEEWQDIIEKVTKKLKARLQIPGFRKGKVPEAMVEKYLSEAEILNKAHNIAADKAWQFALLRNDPLQPFNQPSWNIDTLSMAKYIISFEFDLKPEVKVEKYTNIKIEKMANIVNDEDINQALSQLQEKSVILEIKEDKITNGDVVIFDFEGFKDGEPFAGGKAENFSLEIGSKKFIPGFEEQMIGLMAGEEKDLLVSFPKDYLQPDLAGKEVTFKVKIKEVKNKIVPEINDDLAKDANIDGIEDLAQLKDYIKENLIKQNEEKIKDEFINNLLLEISKTATIHIPQSIIDKEVLNLQDQFEEKLKEQNIDLKQYLKLTKLTELDIKKEFRGEAKAKISNYLIIQEIMKQENIQVSNDEVEQEIIELAKFYKMTPEEAKEKIMDTSIVQEGLKHRRILNFLYENNGFYENNG encoded by the coding sequence ATGAAATTTACAAGTAAAAAAAATATTGAAGAAAATAAAGGAAAGTATATTATTGAATTTGAATCAGAAGAATGACAAGATATTATTGAAAAGGTAACAAAGAAGTTGAAAGCCCGTTTACAAATACCAGGTTTTCGTAAAGGCAAAGTACCAGAAGCGATGGTAGAAAAATATTTAAGTGAAGCAGAAATTTTAAATAAAGCTCATAATATTGCAGCTGATAAAGCGTGACAATTTGCTTTATTACGAAATGATCCATTGCAACCTTTTAATCAGCCAAGTTGAAATATTGATACTTTGTCAATGGCAAAATATATTATTTCTTTTGAATTTGATTTAAAACCGGAAGTTAAAGTTGAAAAATATACAAATATAAAAATTGAGAAAATGGCAAATATTGTTAATGATGAGGATATTAATCAAGCACTTAGTCAGTTACAAGAAAAATCAGTTATTTTAGAAATTAAAGAAGATAAGATTACTAATGGTGATGTTGTTATTTTTGATTTTGAAGGGTTTAAAGATGGCGAACCTTTTGCTGGTGGAAAAGCTGAAAATTTTAGTTTAGAAATTGGTTCAAAAAAGTTTATTCCTGGTTTTGAAGAACAAATGATTGGATTGATGGCTGGTGAAGAAAAGGATTTACTTGTATCGTTTCCTAAAGATTATTTACAACCAGATTTAGCAGGAAAAGAAGTAACTTTTAAAGTTAAGATTAAAGAAGTTAAAAATAAGATTGTTCCAGAAATTAATGATGATTTGGCAAAAGATGCTAATATTGATGGTATTGAAGATTTAGCACAATTAAAAGATTATATTAAAGAAAATTTGATTAAGCAAAATGAAGAAAAAATTAAAGATGAGTTTATTAATAATTTATTATTAGAAATTTCTAAAACAGCAACGATTCATATTCCTCAATCAATTATTGATAAAGAAGTATTAAATCTTCAAGATCAGTTTGAGGAGAAGTTAAAAGAACAAAATATTGATTTAAAACAATATTTAAAGTTAACTAAATTAACTGAATTAGATATTAAAAAAGAGTTCCGAGGCGAGGCTAAAGCAAAAATTAGTAATTATTTAATTATACAAGAAATTATGAAGCAAGAAAATATTCAAGTTAGTAATGATGAGGTAGAACAAGAAATTATTGAGTTGGCTAAGTTTTATAAGATGACACCAGAAGAAGCTAAAGAAAAAATTATGGATACTAGTATTGTTCAAGAAGGTTTAAAACATCGTAGGATATTAAATTTTCTTTATGAGAATAATGGATTTTATGAGAATAATGGATAA
- a CDS encoding DUF3196 family protein, producing the protein MNNKYYSFFIKEIEKLIANENYEQAKVKLKIELDLPYIPKKYEQQIIKFYDEIQQLTKEKPNIKQWDLETIKEIINNPFDEEIHLVAFNFLEQQNARKILSTLRDYLKNSLFKNENKTHLLIALKRQDIDGVFIVQKTHGQYFVNPILISEFHLDECTKKVKTILSNFVYNDNPSLEQVCWYLWENYWYSQYPNLPLMADLSAIVSAIIYKAQIMQGDDECKLEQICQNLKTDVVLTQRFLLQIEKEQIF; encoded by the coding sequence ATGAATAATAAATATTATAGTTTTTTTATTAAGGAAATTGAAAAGTTAATTGCTAATGAAAACTATGAGCAAGCAAAAGTTAAGTTAAAAATTGAATTAGATTTACCTTATATACCAAAAAAATATGAACAACAAATTATTAAATTTTATGATGAAATTCAACAGTTAACAAAAGAAAAACCAAATATTAAGCAATGAGATTTAGAGACAATTAAAGAAATTATTAATAATCCTTTTGATGAGGAAATTCATTTAGTAGCATTTAATTTTTTAGAACAGCAAAATGCTAGGAAAATATTATCAACATTACGAGATTATTTAAAAAATTCTTTGTTTAAAAATGAAAATAAAACGCATTTGTTAATAGCTTTAAAGAGACAAGATATTGATGGGGTGTTTATTGTTCAAAAAACACATGGTCAGTATTTTGTTAATCCGATATTGATTTCTGAATTTCATCTTGATGAATGTACTAAAAAAGTTAAAACTATTTTAAGTAATTTTGTTTATAATGATAATCCTAGTTTAGAACAGGTTTGTTGATACTTATGAGAAAATTATTGATATAGTCAGTATCCTAATTTGCCATTAATGGCGGATCTTTCTGCGATAGTTAGTGCTATTATTTATAAAGCACAAATTATGCAAGGTGATGATGAATGTAAGTTAGAACAGATTTGTCAAAATTTAAAGACTGATGTTGTTCTTACCCAAAGATTTTTATTACAAATTGAGAAAGAACAAATTTTTTAA